The genomic region TTTTTTAATTTTTCAATGAATTTTTTGTTTATCATGGTAAAAAATTAATAATTTAAAATGAATAATGAATAATTGAATAAACTATTTGTTTAATTTTAATTTCTGTCTAACTAATTAACTAATTTACTTCTCTTCCGCTACTCGGAAGACTTCTTCAACGCTGGTTGTCCCGTCCAAAGTTTTTAAAAGACCGTCTTGCGCCATGGTTACCATTCCGTTTTTTACCGCGATTTCCCGGATGTCATATTCGCTTAACTGCCCGGCTAAAATTAATTTTTCTATTTCTTTATTCATAATCAATATTTCATAAATTCCAATCCGGCCCTTGTAGCCGATTTCCTGGCAGGCCGGACAGCCAGCGCCCTCGTAGAATTTTAAACCGTCAAAATTAATTTCTTTTTTGTAATCCTCCGGCAGTTTCCCTAAAATTTCTTTTATCCTTTTTAAAGTTTCTTCATTGATTTCCGCCGGCCGTTTGCATTTTTCGCAAAGCCGTCTGACCAGGCGCTGGCCGATAATGGCGTTGATGGCCGGAGCCAGCAAAAACGATTTGGCTCCCATGGAGAGAAAGCGGGGGATGGCGCCGGCGGCATCATTGGTGTGGATAGTGGATAAAACTATGTGCCCGGTTAAAGCCGCCTGGATAGCAACTTCGGCGGTTTCCAAATCGCGGATTTCTCCGACCATAATCACGTCCGGATCCTGCCGGACAATGGAACGGAGAGCCTTGGCAAAAGTGTAATCTTTGGTTATCTGGGATTGGTTTACGCCCTCCAACTGATATTCAATCGGGTCTTCAACCGTTATAATCTTAGTTTCCGGCTTGTTTAGTTTTTTTAAAATGGCGTAAAGGGTGGTGGTTTTGCCGGAGCCGGTAGGTCCGGTAGTGACAATCATGCCGTTAGGCCGCTCCACTTCTTTTTTCAACCGTTCGAAAGCTTTGTCTTTTATGCCCAAATCTTCAAAGGCCAAACCGACCGTGCCGGAGCGCAATATCCTCATCACTACGCTTTCGCCGTAGTTGGTAGGGAGAAAAGACGCTCTAATGTCTATCCTTTCCTTTTTGGTATAGATGGAAATTCGTCCGTCCTGAGGTCTGTCGCTGATGTTTATTTTTACCCCGGCCAGGCCTTTAAGGCGGGAAATTATTTTTTGCCAGAGGCTTCTTTCTATAACGGCGATATCATGTAGAACGCCGTCTATTCTTAAACGAACTTTTATTTCCTTTTCTTCCGTTTCTATATGCATGTCGGAAGATCCCGATTTAATCGCCGCCGCCATAATAATCGTAACGATATCGCTTATTTGAGCGCCGTTTATTTTTTCCTGCAAATCGCGGAAAGACGAAAATTTTTCGCTGTATTTATCCAGTTCCTCTTCGCCGATTTTTACCCCTTTTATTTTCTCCTTGATTTTTGGAATTTTTTTGTAAATTTTCAGAGCATAGTCAAGGCTATATTCGGATATGAGATAAATCTTTCCGTTAACGTGATATTTTTCTTTAATTTTTTCCGATTCCTTCATCACTTCCTCGCTGTCGGGGTTAACGGTTCCGATTCTTACATTCAGGCCGTCATAATAAAAACAAATAATTTTCAGGGCTTGGGCCTTTTCTTCTTCTATCAGTATTATCGCCTCCGGGCTTATGGGGAAGCCGGATAAATTAACATAGGCCATTCCCAAATCAGCGGCTTTTTTCTCCGTCGCTTCTTCCATCTCTTTTATTTTTATTTCTTTCTGTTTTTTGGAGAATTTTGCCTGGGCGCTTTCGTCCTCGGCTTTTTCCGGAGGAATGATTAAATCTTCAATTGATTGGATGTCTTTGGCCATAGGTCTCTTAATTAAGATTATGATTAAATCATAACAAAATATGCAAAATAAATAAAGAAGGCTTTTGGCCCTCTTTATTCGCGGTAAATTTTTTGTTTTTTTATTTTTTCCAGTTCTCAGCGACCCTTTCAATTTTACTGGTTCCTCCACGGCCGATTAATTCTATAAAGAGGCCGGTCCAGGAAGCTGTCTGAAAAGTGGTTAAAGCCGCGCCGGCGCCGATAATTATGGCCAATAAAACAATTAAGCCGATCATAATAATCAGCCAAAAGCCGATGAAAGATATTAATTTATAAAGAATGAGAGCCAAGAAAAGGAAGGGAACGGCAAGAATCAGGACAGCTATAATTACGGCCAGCCCCGCCAGGAAACTGATAAAAAATAAAATAAAGGCCATCTCCACGCTTATCAGCCAATTTTTTAAAAATAACCGCCATCCATCTTTTATGGCGTTGGCAAGGTTGCTTCCCCTTATGATCACGTAACAAATGGCGTATTTCATTATGAAGGAAAGGATGATGGCCAGTGGGAAAAAAATTATAAACAAAATTATATATAGGGGGGAGTTTATAGTCTGGCTTATTCTGGCCGTCCAAAGAATAATCGGCAGGCTGATCAAGAAGAAGGCTAGGCAGATGATGGCTTTTATGACAATATTTAAACCTAGGACCGGCCAAAAATATTTTATCCCGGCCGCCACTCCTCTTTTGATTCCGGAAACCGAGTTTTTTTTGCCGCTGATAATTTCCGCCGAATTATTTACAAGGGCGGTTTGGGAAACAATCACCAGCCAGACCAAGAAAATAAAGAGAACTAAAATTATCAGGCTGATGAGCGCCAAAACAGCGGCTGTGGCCGGGTCGTTTTTAAACAGTTCTCCCATGTTAGCCAAACCGTTCCGGCTGAAAATTCCGGTTTCCGCCAGCCTGGAAAAATTCGGAAAGACATTTAAGGCGGTGTCTCCGCCGATTCCCTTGGTTATGACTTCATATTCTCCGCCGCCGCCGATTAAGGTGGCGAACAAACCGAAGAACCACAAATATTTATAGCGCCAGGTGATAGCTAATGCCTGTTTGAGAATGTTGCGATAGAGAGACATATTTTTAAAATTAAAAATGAATAATGAGTAATTAAAAATAAAGTAATTTAATTTATGTTTATATTATAACACAATATTTAGAAATCAAGAAGCTAAAGAGGTATTTATTTTTTTATTGACAAAAATTGAATTGCGCGCTATGTTATTAAATTAAAATTATAGTTCATTAATACAACAAAAAACAGAGGCAACCATGTCGGGGGAACAGAAAAATAAGGTATTGATATTAGGGGAGGCTCCTTGGCAGCAGGCGATTATCAAGAATGCCCTGGAGGTTATATTCAAGACTCGCCGCAAATTTTATATCATGTCCGGCGCGCTTGAAGATGCCCTGGCGAATTTGGCCGCGAATCAAGATGATTTATATTGCGCTTTTTGTTATCATGGCAACAAGACAAGCGGGATAGAGTTCTTCAAGCAGTGGAAAAATTTAGGCAGGGTAAAGTCTATTCCCTTTGTTTTGCTGGCGGACGTGAGGTTTGCCAACGCATTTGAAGAAGCGGAGAAAATGGGAATCGCCTGCGTCCAATTCCCCGTTTATCCCATTAACAGCCATACTCTTGCCAAAATGATAGTCAAGGCGATGGCCGAGAGAAAGAAAAAAATAATTTGAGCCGTTTTTCGAAAGAGAAACGGCTCATTTTTTTGTTTGACTTTTTCCCTTCAAAGAGGTAAATTCAAACATAGAAACAACTAACCCAAGGAGGAAAAACCCCAGTGAGACAAATTAATGTCTCACGGGGCAAGGGGGGTTAGTTTTTTTGTCCTTTGACAGGCAAATAACACATTTGGATAAATCACACAAAACCGGAAGGAGACGGAGATGCTAACATTTTTCAGAACTCCAGCTTTGTCAGGGGTTAAGACCAGCTTAAAGCTGGCAGAAATTCAGCAGCTGGCGCCCCAAGTAATTGGCTTAGAAACAGAGTTTATTTC from Patescibacteria group bacterium harbors:
- a CDS encoding GspE/PulE family protein, with protein sequence MAKDIQSIEDLIIPPEKAEDESAQAKFSKKQKEIKIKEMEEATEKKAADLGMAYVNLSGFPISPEAIILIEEEKAQALKIICFYYDGLNVRIGTVNPDSEEVMKESEKIKEKYHVNGKIYLISEYSLDYALKIYKKIPKIKEKIKGVKIGEEELDKYSEKFSSFRDLQEKINGAQISDIVTIIMAAAIKSGSSDMHIETEEKEIKVRLRIDGVLHDIAVIERSLWQKIISRLKGLAGVKINISDRPQDGRISIYTKKERIDIRASFLPTNYGESVVMRILRSGTVGLAFEDLGIKDKAFERLKKEVERPNGMIVTTGPTGSGKTTTLYAILKKLNKPETKIITVEDPIEYQLEGVNQSQITKDYTFAKALRSIVRQDPDVIMVGEIRDLETAEVAIQAALTGHIVLSTIHTNDAAGAIPRFLSMGAKSFLLAPAINAIIGQRLVRRLCEKCKRPAEINEETLKRIKEILGKLPEDYKKEINFDGLKFYEGAGCPACQEIGYKGRIGIYEILIMNKEIEKLILAGQLSEYDIREIAVKNGMVTMAQDGLLKTLDGTTSVEEVFRVAEEK